One stretch of Chlamydia abortus DNA includes these proteins:
- a CDS encoding type II secretion system protein → MKKQKRKQSITLIEMMVVITLIGIVGGALAFNMRGSIQKGKAFQSEQNCAKVYDILMMEYATGGASLKEIVDRKESVLEGAAWCKEGKKLLKDAWGEDIIVKVNDQGDDLIVFSQRATGTNKKHG, encoded by the coding sequence ATGAAAAAACAAAAACGTAAACAATCCATCACATTGATTGAAATGATGGTGGTGATCACATTGATCGGGATTGTTGGTGGAGCTTTAGCTTTTAATATGCGCGGAAGCATTCAAAAAGGCAAAGCTTTCCAATCAGAGCAAAACTGTGCCAAGGTGTACGACATCTTAATGATGGAATATGCCACAGGAGGAGCTTCTTTAAAAGAGATCGTCGACCGGAAAGAATCCGTTCTTGAAGGAGCGGCATGGTGTAAAGAAGGGAAAAAATTATTGAAAGACGCCTGGGGTGAAGACATCATTGTGAAGGTCAATGACCAGGGTGATGACTTGATAGTGTTTTCGCAACGAGCAACAGGAACAAATAAAAAGCATGGGTAA
- a CDS encoding EscT/YscT/HrcT family type III secretion system export apparatus protein, with the protein MAISLPELVSVFESTYLNYILQKPPAYVWSVFLLLLSRLLPIFAIVPFLGGKLFPAPIKIGIALSWVAIIFPKVLMSTHVANYLDDDVFYILIIKEICIGTLIGFILSFPFYAAQSAGSFITNQQGIQGLEGATSLISIEQTSPHGIFYHYFVTIVFWLSGGHRIVLTILLQSLEVIPIHKFLPMEMMSLDAPIWITLIKMCQLCLIMTIQLSAPAAVAMLMSDLFLGIINRMAPQVQVIYLLSALKAFMGLLFLTLAWWFIVKQIDYFTLAWFKETPIMLLGSNPKVL; encoded by the coding sequence ATGGCAATCTCTTTACCAGAGCTTGTTTCTGTTTTTGAGTCTACATACCTTAATTACATTTTGCAAAAGCCTCCGGCTTATGTTTGGAGTGTCTTCTTGCTGCTTTTATCTAGATTACTTCCTATATTTGCTATAGTTCCCTTCCTTGGGGGGAAATTATTCCCCGCACCGATTAAAATTGGCATTGCGCTTTCCTGGGTAGCCATCATCTTTCCTAAAGTATTGATGAGCACTCATGTAGCCAATTATCTTGATGATGATGTGTTCTATATTCTCATTATAAAAGAGATCTGTATCGGTACATTAATCGGTTTTATTCTTTCTTTTCCTTTTTATGCTGCACAATCTGCAGGATCCTTTATTACTAACCAACAAGGTATTCAAGGTTTAGAAGGAGCAACATCGTTAATTTCTATTGAGCAAACCTCGCCTCATGGGATCTTCTATCACTATTTTGTGACTATAGTTTTCTGGTTATCGGGTGGTCATAGAATTGTCTTAACGATTTTACTCCAATCTCTAGAAGTCATTCCTATTCATAAATTTCTCCCCATGGAGATGATGTCTCTAGATGCTCCTATCTGGATTACCTTAATTAAAATGTGTCAGCTCTGTCTGATTATGACTATTCAGCTTAGTGCTCCGGCAGCTGTAGCTATGCTCATGTCTGACTTATTCTTAGGAATTATTAATAGAATGGCTCCGCAAGTGCAGGTGATTTATCTCCTTTCTGCCTTGAAAGCCTTCATGGGTCTATTGTTCCTCACTCTTGCTTGGTGGTTCATAGTCAAACAAATCGACTACTTCACATTAGCGTGGTTTAAAGAAACACCCATCATGCTTCTCGGATCTAATCCTAAAGTCCTTTAG
- a CDS encoding type II secretion system F family protein, which produces MPRYRYTYLNAKERRKQDWIEALHLQEAREKLAQQGVQLLSIREVPPCRVRLKNSELIIFSKQMLLLLRSGLPLYETLSSLRDQYQGQSMSGLLTVFMEKLRGGGSLSQAMATYPGIFDNFYRSAVLAGESVGNLEGCLQNIIIVLEEREQMTKKLTAALSYPIVLLVFSLAVILFFLTGVIPSLKETFENMEPNTLTSIVFGLSDFVCKYKYLILGFLGLGMVSIIATRRQPFWKKWYENTVFSIPGVKNFFVKLGFTRFCSVVSAILRGGGTLIEGLELGCGAVPYDVLREDMRQMVHAVIEGSSLSKELAKRPWVPKLALGMVALGEESGDLADVLGHVAHIYNEDIQKTLTWITSWCQPVILVFLGGIIGIIMLAILIPLTSNIQIL; this is translated from the coding sequence ATGCCACGATATCGCTACACCTACCTTAATGCTAAAGAGCGGCGTAAACAAGATTGGATAGAAGCATTACATCTTCAGGAAGCGAGAGAAAAACTTGCCCAACAGGGTGTACAACTGTTGTCGATTCGCGAGGTGCCTCCCTGTCGTGTACGATTAAAAAATAGCGAGTTGATCATTTTCTCAAAACAAATGCTCCTTCTTCTCCGTTCGGGGTTGCCTTTATACGAAACGCTATCTTCACTGCGGGATCAATATCAAGGGCAGAGCATGTCCGGATTGCTGACAGTGTTTATGGAAAAGCTTCGTGGAGGAGGATCCTTGTCACAGGCAATGGCAACGTATCCAGGGATTTTTGACAATTTTTATCGCAGCGCTGTTCTCGCTGGAGAAAGTGTAGGCAACCTAGAGGGGTGTTTGCAAAACATCATCATAGTTTTAGAAGAACGTGAGCAAATGACCAAAAAGCTCACAGCAGCGCTTAGCTATCCGATAGTTTTGTTAGTATTTTCTCTAGCTGTGATTCTCTTTTTCCTTACGGGGGTGATTCCTTCGTTGAAAGAGACATTTGAAAATATGGAGCCCAACACACTGACTTCTATAGTCTTCGGTCTTAGCGATTTCGTGTGTAAATACAAGTATCTTATACTCGGCTTCTTGGGATTGGGAATGGTGAGCATCATAGCTACACGCCGTCAACCCTTCTGGAAAAAATGGTACGAGAATACTGTATTTTCTATTCCTGGAGTGAAGAATTTTTTTGTCAAATTGGGATTTACTCGGTTTTGCTCCGTAGTTTCGGCGATTCTGCGTGGTGGTGGAACTTTGATCGAGGGATTAGAGCTTGGCTGTGGAGCTGTTCCTTATGACGTACTACGTGAAGATATGCGACAAATGGTACACGCTGTCATCGAAGGGAGTTCGCTAAGCAAAGAGTTAGCAAAAAGACCCTGGGTGCCGAAATTGGCATTGGGGATGGTGGCTTTAGGAGAGGAATCCGGAGATCTTGCTGATGTTCTCGGCCATGTCGCTCATATTTATAATGAAGATATTCAAAAAACACTCACCTGGATAACCTCGTGGTGCCAGCCAGTGATTCTTGTGTTTCTGGGGGGAATTATAGGGATAATTATGTTGGCAATACTTATCCCATTAACAAGCAATATTCAAATTTTATAG
- a CDS encoding GspE/PulE family protein, protein MGGKSLLSQELLNALPYSFLKKHCLLPLEEQENGITMAYAHSTSLMAKDEVQLLIKKPVLFILRDETDILKNLQKIYSNLEGKASDMLLSMKEGGLSQASEEEDLLENTDAVPVVRFLNLILKEAIEERTSDIHFEPLEDSLRIRYRIDGVLHDRLSPPAHLRSALITRIKVLAKMDIAEHRLPQDGRIKIQIGGQEIDMRVSTVPVIHGERVVLRILDKRNVILDISGLHMPKNIEKSFREVIAVPEGILLVTGPTGSGKTTTLYSVIQHLSGPFANIMTIEDPPEYKLAGIAQIAVKPKIGLSFACGLRHLLRQDPDVVMVGEIRDQETAEIAIQAALTGHLVVSTLHTNDAISAIPRLLDMGVEPYLLSATIIGVVAQRLVRKICPNCKEHCAASVQERAFLHSIGVDADVPLYYGKGCAQCFRSGYKGRQGIYEFFHPDAALRSEIAMHKPYHVLREYAEQKGFQPLLQHGVTLALSGETTLSEVFRVTKRYD, encoded by the coding sequence ATGGGCGGTAAGTCTTTACTTTCTCAAGAGCTTCTTAATGCTCTACCCTATAGCTTTCTAAAAAAACACTGTTTACTGCCCTTAGAAGAGCAGGAAAACGGCATAACGATGGCTTATGCACACTCGACTTCTCTTATGGCGAAAGATGAGGTGCAGCTGCTGATAAAGAAGCCTGTGCTTTTTATCCTTAGGGATGAAACAGATATCTTAAAAAATTTACAAAAGATCTATTCGAATTTAGAAGGGAAGGCTTCTGACATGCTGTTAAGCATGAAAGAAGGGGGACTCTCTCAAGCAAGTGAAGAGGAAGATCTTTTAGAAAATACAGATGCTGTTCCCGTCGTGCGTTTTTTAAATCTCATTTTAAAAGAGGCTATAGAAGAACGGACTTCGGATATTCATTTTGAACCTTTGGAAGATTCTTTACGCATACGCTATCGTATTGATGGAGTCTTGCATGACCGTCTTTCTCCACCTGCGCATCTACGTTCGGCTTTGATCACTAGGATTAAAGTTTTAGCGAAGATGGATATCGCAGAGCATCGTCTACCTCAAGATGGAAGAATAAAAATCCAAATAGGCGGCCAGGAAATTGACATGCGTGTGAGTACGGTTCCTGTGATCCACGGGGAGCGTGTTGTTCTGAGGATTTTAGATAAGCGTAATGTCATTCTAGATATCTCTGGGTTGCACATGCCTAAGAATATCGAAAAGTCTTTTAGGGAGGTCATAGCTGTTCCTGAGGGTATTCTCTTGGTGACAGGACCTACAGGAAGCGGAAAAACAACCACGTTGTATAGTGTGATACAGCATCTTTCCGGTCCTTTTGCCAACATTATGACAATAGAAGACCCCCCTGAATACAAGTTGGCAGGAATCGCTCAGATTGCTGTGAAACCTAAAATCGGTTTGTCTTTTGCCTGTGGTTTACGACATTTGCTTCGTCAGGATCCTGATGTTGTAATGGTGGGGGAGATTCGTGATCAGGAGACTGCAGAAATAGCGATACAGGCAGCACTCACAGGACACCTTGTTGTGAGTACATTGCATACTAACGACGCGATTTCTGCCATCCCCCGTCTTTTAGATATGGGAGTAGAACCCTATTTACTTTCGGCAACAATTATCGGTGTTGTAGCGCAAAGGTTGGTAAGGAAAATCTGTCCTAATTGTAAGGAGCATTGTGCAGCAAGTGTTCAGGAGCGAGCGTTTCTACACTCTATAGGCGTCGATGCCGATGTGCCGTTATATTATGGAAAGGGATGTGCTCAGTGTTTCCGTTCAGGATATAAGGGGCGTCAGGGAATTTACGAATTCTTCCATCCTGATGCAGCCTTGCGTTCGGAAATCGCTATGCATAAGCCCTATCATGTGTTGCGAGAATATGCTGAACAGAAAGGATTTCAACCTTTATTACAACATGGTGTCACTCTAGCTCTTTCAGGAGAGACGACTTTGTCGGAAGTGTTCCGTGTGACGAAACGGTATGACTAA
- a CDS encoding secretin N-terminal domain-containing protein, translating into MRFWRTPLVYFFGLSGLACCTPGLALTVAEKAASLEKSKDSIDISSGLASFNAEMKEYNLQLKSLYEEAAALRASGCEDEARWQGLLHQLTDVKNQIQRIENLWAAEIRERGENPDDYALWHHPEATIYNLVSDYGEDNVIYLVPQDIGSIKVSSLSKFTVPKEGFEECLMQLLSRLGIGIRQISPWIKELYTTRKEGCGVAGVFSSRKDLDLLPPTSYIGYVLNSKNIDVRADQHILRKFANLDTMHIDAFGGKLWVFGSVGEIHELLKIYDFIQEDSVRQEYRVVPLTKIEASEMLSILKAAFREDMTREGDEEGLGLKVVPLQHQGRSLFLSGTAALVHQAIDLIKDLEEGIENPTDKTVFWYSVKHSDPQELAVLLSQVHDVFSGKEGTTPPSSEAILREAASTISIDTASVGSVKEGSVKYGNFIADSKTGTLIMVVEKEALPRIKMLLKKLDVPKKMVRIEVLLFERKLSNQRKAGLNLLRLGEEVCKKTSSTISWTSSGILEFLFKGNTGSSVVPGYDLAYQFLMAQEDVRINASPSVVTMNQTPARIAIVEEMSIAVSADKEKAQYNRAQYGIMIKMLPVINVGDEDGKSYITLETDITFDTTGKNANERPDVTRRNITNKVRIPDGETVIIGGLRCKHASDSQDGIPFLGEIPGVGKLFGMNSTADSQTEMFVFITPKILDNPIEKKERHEEAILSSRPGENTEFRQALFAGEEAAKAAHKKLEFISAIELPASQVQGLEYDGR; encoded by the coding sequence ATGCGTTTTTGGCGTACTCCTTTAGTTTATTTCTTTGGATTGTCGGGTTTAGCTTGTTGCACTCCCGGTCTAGCTCTAACCGTTGCGGAAAAAGCCGCTTCTTTAGAAAAATCCAAAGACTCTATAGATATTTCCTCGGGTTTGGCTTCATTTAACGCAGAGATGAAGGAATATAACCTGCAGTTAAAAAGCCTTTATGAAGAAGCCGCCGCTTTACGTGCATCAGGTTGTGAAGATGAAGCTCGATGGCAAGGGCTTTTACATCAGCTAACGGACGTAAAAAATCAAATTCAGCGTATCGAAAATCTTTGGGCTGCGGAAATTCGTGAACGGGGAGAAAATCCCGACGATTATGCTTTGTGGCACCATCCTGAGGCTACAATCTATAATTTGGTGTCAGATTATGGTGAGGATAATGTGATTTATCTGGTGCCTCAAGATATCGGTTCGATCAAAGTTTCTTCACTATCAAAATTCACTGTTCCCAAAGAAGGTTTTGAAGAGTGCTTGATGCAGTTGCTCTCTCGTCTTGGCATTGGCATACGTCAGATAAGCCCGTGGATTAAAGAGCTCTATACAACGCGCAAAGAGGGGTGTGGCGTTGCTGGGGTTTTCTCTTCTAGGAAGGATTTAGATTTGCTCCCCCCCACGTCTTATATTGGTTATGTATTAAATTCTAAGAATATTGATGTACGTGCGGATCAGCATATTTTAAGAAAGTTTGCTAATCTTGATACCATGCACATTGATGCGTTTGGGGGGAAGTTGTGGGTTTTTGGCTCCGTCGGAGAAATTCACGAGCTGCTGAAAATCTACGACTTTATTCAAGAAGATAGTGTACGTCAGGAATATCGCGTTGTTCCTTTAACAAAGATAGAAGCTTCCGAAATGCTTTCTATACTTAAAGCGGCATTTCGAGAAGATATGACTAGAGAGGGGGATGAAGAAGGACTCGGTCTTAAAGTTGTTCCTCTACAACACCAAGGGCGTTCTCTATTTTTAAGTGGTACTGCAGCTTTAGTACATCAAGCTATAGATTTGATTAAGGATCTTGAAGAAGGCATAGAGAATCCTACAGATAAAACAGTCTTTTGGTATAGCGTTAAGCACTCTGATCCGCAAGAATTAGCCGTCTTATTATCACAAGTCCATGATGTGTTTTCTGGTAAGGAGGGCACCACCCCCCCATCTTCTGAAGCTATCCTTCGGGAAGCGGCTTCTACAATAAGTATCGATACCGCTTCAGTAGGTTCTGTAAAAGAGGGTTCTGTAAAATATGGAAATTTTATAGCAGATTCTAAAACAGGAACTTTGATCATGGTTGTAGAGAAAGAAGCTCTGCCCAGAATCAAGATGCTATTAAAAAAGCTGGACGTTCCTAAAAAAATGGTGCGTATAGAGGTTTTGCTATTTGAAAGAAAGCTTTCCAACCAACGTAAGGCCGGATTAAATCTTTTGCGCCTGGGAGAAGAAGTTTGTAAAAAAACCTCTTCTACGATCTCTTGGACAAGTTCAGGGATTTTAGAGTTTCTTTTTAAAGGGAATACAGGTTCTTCTGTAGTTCCTGGTTATGATCTGGCTTATCAGTTTCTCATGGCTCAAGAAGATGTGCGTATCAATGCTAGTCCTTCCGTAGTTACTATGAACCAAACGCCTGCAAGAATAGCGATTGTAGAAGAGATGTCGATCGCTGTTTCTGCGGATAAAGAAAAAGCCCAGTACAACCGTGCGCAATATGGTATTATGATCAAAATGCTTCCCGTAATCAATGTAGGGGATGAAGACGGGAAAAGCTATATTACTTTAGAGACAGACATTACTTTTGACACAACTGGGAAAAATGCTAACGAGCGCCCTGATGTTACTCGACGTAATATTACTAACAAGGTGCGTATTCCTGATGGAGAGACAGTAATTATCGGAGGCTTACGTTGTAAGCACGCTTCGGATTCTCAAGATGGCATTCCGTTTCTTGGGGAGATCCCCGGTGTAGGGAAGTTGTTTGGTATGAACTCTACAGCCGATAGTCAAACAGAAATGTTTGTATTTATCACACCGAAAATTTTAGATAATCCTATAGAAAAAAAAGAACGTCATGAAGAAGCGATTCTTTCTTCACGTCCTGGGGAAAATACGGAATTTCGCCAAGCATTGTTTGCTGGAGAAGAAGCTGCCAAGGCCGCTCATAAAAAATTAGAATTCATTTCTGCTATAGAGTTACCCGCGTCTCAAGTACAGGGGCTAGAGTACGATGGGCGGTAA
- a CDS encoding DUF1494 domain-containing protein: MEVLVSMTLFAVLFGILGFWQRHMFCSTKRDEQAYKTFLQENYAYKQLRTIFRTTSQIEEIPGALCSVVFDRGVYRDPDLAGEVGGSLYYHKEQGRLELQIRSLRNHGKVETSLLLDNVSQVDIVPRRNTSDSELPERVLMVIHRHCPKSTERVLTYQFALGK, encoded by the coding sequence ATGGAGGTGTTGGTCTCCATGACCTTATTCGCCGTACTATTCGGTATTTTAGGGTTTTGGCAAAGGCACATGTTTTGCTCTACGAAACGCGATGAGCAGGCATACAAAACCTTTTTACAGGAAAACTACGCGTATAAGCAACTGCGGACTATATTCCGCACTACATCGCAAATAGAAGAGATCCCGGGTGCGCTATGTTCTGTAGTTTTTGATCGTGGGGTCTACCGGGATCCTGATCTTGCCGGAGAAGTCGGAGGCTCTCTATACTATCATAAAGAGCAAGGAAGACTAGAACTGCAAATACGTAGTTTAAGAAATCACGGTAAGGTAGAAACCTCTTTACTTTTAGATAACGTCTCCCAAGTAGATATTGTTCCTCGGAGGAACACGAGTGATTCAGAGCTTCCTGAGAGGGTGCTCATGGTCATCCATCGCCATTGTCCTAAGAGTACTGAGCGCGTGTTGACATACCAATTTGCCCTGGGGAAATAA
- a CDS encoding M24 family metallopeptidase produces the protein MFQDRIERAQAALVDYGIDGFIVERSEDLAYFLGDKVTSGTLLIGKNEVVFFVYRMDKDLYADLQGPSLVFCDRNIGEFLLPYLETTTYQILGFDSFHTSFHRYQERENASCSWMPIHLFTEKLRSIKSADEIEKMSQAAALGSEGYDYVLSVLKEGITEKEVVQLLRIFWAKAGAEGPSFSPIVAFGHHSAFPHAMPTDRALRKGDIVLIDIGVLYQGYCSDMSRTVAWGRPDSRLVESYPAVVEAQQEAMKLCRAGALCLDIHEEAARILRKYDLEDYFCHGVGHGVGRNIHEYPVLSPKSGTTTLETGMTVTVEPGVYFPGIGGIRIEDTVLIDGNKNFSLTNRPVSTELVCL, from the coding sequence ATGTTCCAAGATCGTATTGAAAGAGCTCAGGCGGCTCTCGTAGATTATGGTATTGACGGATTTATCGTAGAAAGAAGCGAGGATCTTGCGTATTTCTTAGGTGATAAAGTGACCTCAGGAACCCTTCTCATAGGGAAAAATGAAGTCGTATTTTTTGTCTATCGTATGGATAAAGATCTCTATGCTGACCTTCAAGGTCCTTCTCTTGTATTTTGTGATAGAAACATCGGAGAATTTCTCCTTCCTTACCTTGAGACAACAACATATCAAATTTTAGGTTTTGATAGTTTTCATACTTCATTTCATAGGTATCAAGAAAGAGAAAATGCCTCATGTTCTTGGATGCCCATTCATCTATTTACAGAAAAATTGCGCAGCATAAAGTCTGCGGATGAAATTGAGAAGATGAGCCAGGCGGCGGCCCTAGGTTCTGAAGGTTATGATTATGTGCTCTCTGTGCTGAAAGAGGGCATAACAGAGAAAGAAGTTGTACAACTTCTTCGTATATTTTGGGCTAAGGCCGGCGCTGAAGGTCCATCGTTTTCTCCTATTGTTGCTTTTGGTCATCATTCTGCCTTTCCTCATGCCATGCCTACGGATAGGGCCCTACGTAAAGGAGATATCGTACTTATTGATATAGGCGTTTTGTATCAGGGATATTGTTCAGATATGTCGCGCACAGTAGCGTGGGGGCGCCCTGATTCTCGTCTTGTAGAAAGTTATCCTGCCGTAGTAGAGGCACAGCAAGAAGCTATGAAATTATGCCGAGCGGGTGCTCTATGTCTAGATATTCACGAAGAGGCTGCTCGCATTCTTAGGAAATATGACCTCGAGGATTATTTTTGCCACGGTGTAGGCCATGGTGTGGGAAGGAATATCCACGAATATCCTGTACTATCTCCAAAATCCGGTACAACGACTTTAGAGACAGGAATGACCGTGACCGTTGAGCCTGGAGTGTATTTCCCAGGGATTGGCGGTATACGCATTGAAGATACGGTGTTGATAGATGGAAATAAAAATTTTAGTTTAACCAATCGACCTGTGTCTACAGAGTTAGTTTGCTTATAA
- a CDS encoding HrpE/YscL family type III secretion apparatus protein, translating to MKFFSLIFKHDEVVPNKKVLAPEAFSALLDAKELLEKTKEDSESYTNATKEECEVLRKNAKEQGFKEGCEQWNSQLAYLEKETHSLRNKVKEALVPLAIASVKKILGKELEIHPETIVSIIAKALKELTQHKKIIIHVNPKDLAIVEQNRPELKKIVEYADTLIIAPKADVTQGGCVIETEAGIVNAQLDVQLAALEKAFSTILKQQNPVDEAQNKQE from the coding sequence ATGAAGTTTTTTAGTCTAATTTTTAAACATGACGAAGTCGTACCGAATAAAAAAGTCCTTGCTCCGGAGGCTTTTTCAGCTCTGCTTGACGCTAAAGAACTCTTAGAAAAAACAAAAGAAGATAGTGAATCTTACACTAATGCAACAAAAGAAGAATGTGAAGTATTACGTAAAAATGCGAAAGAGCAAGGCTTTAAAGAAGGCTGTGAACAATGGAATTCTCAACTTGCCTATTTAGAAAAAGAAACTCATAGTCTCCGTAATAAAGTTAAAGAAGCTCTTGTTCCTTTAGCTATTGCTAGTGTGAAAAAGATTCTCGGTAAAGAATTAGAAATCCATCCAGAAACTATTGTTTCTATTATTGCTAAAGCATTGAAAGAACTCACTCAACATAAAAAGATCATCATCCACGTCAATCCCAAAGATCTTGCCATTGTTGAGCAAAACCGCCCTGAGTTGAAAAAAATCGTTGAGTATGCTGATACATTGATTATTGCTCCTAAAGCAGATGTGACACAAGGAGGTTGTGTCATAGAAACAGAAGCAGGTATAGTAAATGCTCAGCTGGATGTACAATTAGCTGCTTTAGAAAAAGCGTTCTCTACTATACTAAAACAACAAAATCCTGTAGATGAAGCTCAGAACAAGCAAGAATAA
- the sctR gene encoding type III secretion system export apparatus subunit SctR — MRFIFRTFLCMFILSAPWCLADNGLYDTSCSSRCQPSKPTELPVASPQPEVKKTYPQPTFRERVTADDVLPREHLSEGSFSDTYPDLTTQAVILIFLALSPFLMMLLTSYLKIIITLVLLRNALGVQQTPPSQVLNGIALILSIYVMFPTGVAMYNDARKEIQGNAIPRDLFSAEGAETVFVALNKSKEPLRSFLIRNTPKSQIQSFYKISQKTFPPEIREHMTASDFVIVIPAFIMGQIKNAFEIGVLIYLPFFVIDLVTANVLVAMQMMMLSPLSISLPLKLLLVVMVDGWTLLLQGLMISFK, encoded by the coding sequence ATGCGTTTCATTTTTCGTACTTTCCTGTGTATGTTTATCTTGAGCGCACCGTGGTGTCTTGCAGATAACGGATTATACGATACCTCTTGTTCGTCGCGTTGTCAGCCCTCTAAACCTACAGAGTTGCCTGTGGCTTCTCCACAACCTGAAGTAAAAAAAACTTACCCCCAGCCTACATTCCGAGAAAGAGTCACAGCTGACGATGTTCTTCCTCGAGAACACCTGTCCGAAGGAAGTTTTTCCGATACCTATCCTGATCTGACTACTCAGGCAGTCATCTTAATTTTCCTAGCATTGTCCCCTTTCCTGATGATGCTGCTAACATCATATTTGAAAATTATTATCACTCTCGTTCTGCTAAGAAACGCTTTAGGCGTACAACAAACTCCACCTAGCCAGGTCCTTAACGGGATCGCATTGATTCTTTCTATTTATGTGATGTTCCCTACCGGCGTGGCTATGTACAATGACGCTAGGAAAGAAATTCAAGGCAATGCTATCCCTAGAGACCTATTCTCAGCAGAAGGCGCAGAAACGGTTTTCGTAGCACTAAACAAATCCAAAGAACCCTTACGGTCATTCTTAATACGCAATACGCCAAAAAGTCAGATCCAAAGTTTTTATAAGATTTCTCAAAAAACATTTCCCCCAGAGATCCGAGAACATATGACAGCTTCGGATTTTGTGATTGTCATTCCTGCTTTTATTATGGGGCAGATTAAAAATGCTTTTGAAATAGGCGTCCTCATTTACCTACCGTTCTTTGTCATAGATTTAGTCACAGCCAATGTTTTGGTAGCTATGCAAATGATGATGCTTTCGCCACTATCGATTTCGCTACCTTTAAAATTACTTCTTGTTGTGATGGTGGATGGTTGGACGTTATTACTTCAAGGTCTCATGATTAGCTTTAAATAG
- the sctS gene encoding type III secretion system export apparatus subunit SctS: MIALAASFKSMLFEYSYQSLLLILIISAPPIILASIVGIMVAIFQAATQIQEQTFAFAIKLVVIFGTLMISGGWLSNMIFRFASQIFQNFYKWK; encoded by the coding sequence GTGATAGCACTCGCCGCAAGTTTTAAATCCATGCTCTTTGAGTATTCCTATCAGTCGTTGTTACTGATTTTGATTATCTCTGCGCCTCCGATTATCCTGGCCTCTATTGTGGGTATCATGGTTGCCATCTTCCAAGCAGCAACACAAATCCAAGAACAAACATTTGCGTTTGCTATTAAGTTAGTCGTGATTTTTGGCACCTTGATGATTTCTGGGGGGTGGCTAAGCAATATGATTTTCCGTTTTGCTTCTCAAATCTTCCAAAACTTTTATAAATGGAAATAA